A section of the Spirosoma pollinicola genome encodes:
- a CDS encoding helix-turn-helix domain-containing protein produces the protein MQWIMAPILLCRRRLTAMLLTSSTKQAGLNGYAHLSETDFIAQALATKPQFAILTHEYLEQAALFAELRQRSPHTHIVLCVLPNASAINDRLWPYLDTIEVDSICTLDELTDCLRSLVADGFYTSTLLATYTLSRAQELFPGWQELTQGERRILQKLAEGQTGPQIAETLFISPKTVNNHKAKIALKLNVCGGPGSLVKFSLLNRERLLALLQ, from the coding sequence ATGCAATGGATTATGGCCCCTATCCTACTTTGCCGCCGTCGATTAACGGCCATGCTATTGACATCGTCGACCAAACAAGCTGGATTAAATGGTTACGCCCACCTCTCTGAAACAGATTTTATTGCTCAGGCACTGGCTACAAAGCCTCAATTTGCGATTCTAACACACGAATACCTTGAGCAGGCGGCCCTGTTTGCCGAATTGCGGCAACGTAGTCCTCATACCCATATTGTCTTGTGTGTATTGCCCAATGCCTCGGCTATTAATGACCGGCTTTGGCCATATTTAGACACGATAGAGGTTGATAGTATTTGTACACTGGATGAACTTACCGATTGCTTGCGAAGTCTCGTGGCAGATGGTTTCTATACATCCACTCTTTTGGCGACGTATACGCTTTCGCGTGCCCAGGAATTATTTCCCGGCTGGCAGGAGCTGACCCAAGGCGAACGACGGATTTTACAGAAACTAGCCGAAGGACAAACGGGTCCTCAAATTGCCGAGACACTTTTTATAAGCCCAAAAACGGTAAACAACCATAAGGCAAAAATTGCGCTCAAACTGAATGTTTGTGGCGGGCCGGGCAGTTTGGTAAAGTTCTCATTATTGAACCGGGAGCGGCTTCTGGCCTTACTTCAGTAA
- a CDS encoding NAD-dependent epimerase/dehydratase family protein codes for MKLLITGGAGFVGSSLAISLKQNYPHYQIYALDNLKRRGSELSLARLKAAGIEFLHGDIRNKEDFDALPAVDTVIEASAEPSVLAGLDGTPDYLINTNLFGTVNCLNYALKHKASFIFLSTSRVYPIKTLETLHFDEAETRFVLSDNQPVPGASSKGIAEDFPLDGPRSLYGTTKLASELLIQEYNEFYGLKTVINRCGVITGPWQMGKVDQGVMVLWIAKHFFEQKLAYIGYGGTGKQTRDMLHIADLYRLIDWELHHLDAVNGKVLNAGGGMDSSASLQELTQICQEVTGKTIPIEQVAENRTADIRLYVTDNTNVTNLTGWKPELGIREIVTDIHYWLKDNRAALEPILK; via the coding sequence ATGAAACTTCTCATCACTGGCGGAGCCGGGTTTGTTGGCTCATCGCTGGCTATTTCGCTTAAACAAAATTACCCCCATTACCAGATTTATGCCCTTGACAATCTCAAACGGCGTGGTTCTGAGCTGAGTCTGGCCCGATTGAAAGCGGCTGGTATCGAGTTTTTACATGGCGATATTCGCAACAAGGAAGATTTTGATGCTTTGCCTGCGGTCGATACCGTCATTGAAGCTTCTGCCGAACCCTCTGTGCTGGCTGGTCTGGATGGTACACCCGATTACCTCATTAATACCAACCTCTTCGGCACCGTCAATTGCCTGAACTACGCCCTGAAGCATAAAGCCAGCTTTATATTCCTATCTACGAGCCGGGTATATCCAATCAAAACCCTCGAAACACTGCATTTCGACGAGGCCGAAACGCGCTTTGTGTTAAGCGATAATCAACCTGTTCCGGGCGCATCGTCGAAGGGGATTGCCGAAGATTTTCCGCTCGATGGCCCCCGGTCGCTCTACGGCACTACCAAACTAGCCTCGGAACTGCTGATTCAGGAATACAACGAGTTTTATGGCCTGAAAACGGTGATTAACCGTTGTGGCGTGATTACTGGCCCGTGGCAAATGGGCAAAGTTGATCAGGGCGTGATGGTTCTATGGATTGCCAAGCACTTTTTCGAGCAGAAACTCGCTTATATTGGCTACGGCGGCACCGGTAAACAAACCCGCGACATGCTCCACATTGCCGATCTATACCGGTTGATCGACTGGGAACTGCACCATTTAGATGCAGTGAACGGCAAGGTTCTCAATGCGGGCGGTGGTATGGACAGTAGTGCGTCGTTGCAGGAATTGACCCAAATCTGTCAGGAAGTAACGGGTAAAACCATTCCCATCGAACAAGTTGCCGAAAACCGAACCGCCGATATCCGGCTCTACGTTACCGACAACACCAACGTTACGAACTTGACCGGCTGGAAACCGGAACTCGGCATTCGCGAGATCGTAACCGATATCCACTACTGGCTCAAGGATAACCGAGCCGCGCTGGAGCCGATTTTGAAGTAA
- a CDS encoding KUP/HAK/KT family potassium transporter encodes MEDKKHIDTVTAAGLLVAMGIIYGDIGTSPLYVLRSIVGTTEPIKAEVVRGALSCIFWTVTLQTTIKYVILILRADNRGEGGIFALYALVRRHAKWLTIPAIIGGSSLLADSIITPPISVSSAVEGLRIIYPDIPTVPIVLGILAFLFLIQTFGTSVVGTAFGPIMLIWFTMLGTLGIINIVDDLTILASLNPMYAYDFLTGYPGGFWLLGAVFLSTTGAEALYSDMGHCGRSNIRVSWVYVKACLMINYFGQGAFVENLVGQPLGDRNPFYGLMPEWFLLIGIVVATAATVIASQAMLTGAYTLISEAIRLNFWPKVRLRYPSNQKGQLYVPSINWLLFAGCVGVVLYFQESSRMEAAYGLAITLTMMMSTVLFSYYMYSHKYNAWLTIFFLIFYLCLESCFLVANLAKFTHGGWVSILIAGLMASVMIIWLRAFQIKLRLTEYVRIDNYIQAIKELSRDISIPKYATHIVFMSNAARQSEIESKIIYSIFQKRPKRADIYWFVHVDTTDDPYTMEYKVNTIAPDDVYKVTFKLGFRVEQRINLFFRKVIEDMVKNKEVDITSRYESLSRQNVIGDFRFVVLEKFLSFENELPARERFIMNIYFAIKSFTTPEDRWFGLDSSSVKIEKVPLVIRPVENVQLKRITS; translated from the coding sequence ATGGAAGACAAGAAACATATTGACACCGTTACGGCTGCCGGTTTACTGGTGGCTATGGGCATTATATACGGCGACATTGGCACGTCGCCTTTATATGTTTTGCGTTCTATTGTGGGAACCACCGAGCCAATTAAAGCCGAGGTTGTTCGAGGAGCCTTATCCTGTATTTTCTGGACAGTTACGCTTCAAACCACCATTAAATACGTTATCTTGATTCTACGAGCCGATAATCGTGGTGAAGGCGGTATTTTTGCTCTCTATGCACTGGTAAGGCGACATGCGAAGTGGCTCACTATTCCAGCTATTATCGGGGGTAGTTCATTACTGGCAGATAGCATTATTACGCCCCCTATTTCCGTTTCATCGGCGGTGGAAGGACTTCGAATTATCTACCCGGATATTCCAACAGTTCCCATTGTGCTGGGAATTCTGGCTTTTCTCTTTTTAATTCAAACGTTTGGTACCAGTGTAGTTGGCACCGCCTTTGGGCCCATTATGTTGATTTGGTTTACGATGCTGGGCACGCTCGGTATTATAAATATTGTCGATGACTTGACTATACTGGCTTCGCTGAACCCCATGTATGCCTACGATTTCCTGACAGGATATCCGGGTGGTTTCTGGCTATTAGGGGCCGTTTTCCTATCAACTACGGGTGCAGAAGCTCTATATTCCGATATGGGTCACTGCGGCCGATCCAATATCCGGGTCAGTTGGGTGTATGTTAAAGCCTGCCTGATGATTAACTACTTCGGACAGGGCGCTTTCGTGGAAAACCTTGTTGGTCAGCCATTAGGGGATAGAAATCCCTTCTACGGACTTATGCCCGAATGGTTTTTGCTCATTGGTATCGTCGTTGCCACGGCAGCTACAGTGATTGCCAGCCAGGCTATGCTGACGGGGGCATACACATTGATAAGCGAAGCTATCCGGCTTAATTTCTGGCCAAAGGTTCGGCTTCGCTACCCGTCCAATCAAAAAGGCCAGCTTTATGTACCCAGTATTAACTGGCTGCTTTTTGCAGGCTGCGTTGGTGTCGTGCTTTATTTTCAGGAATCTTCGCGAATGGAAGCCGCCTATGGACTAGCCATCACCCTGACCATGATGATGAGTACCGTGCTTTTCAGCTATTATATGTATTCGCATAAATACAATGCCTGGCTCACTATCTTTTTCCTTATTTTCTATTTATGCCTGGAGAGTTGCTTTCTGGTGGCCAATCTGGCTAAGTTCACACATGGTGGCTGGGTATCAATTCTGATTGCAGGGTTGATGGCTTCCGTGATGATTATCTGGCTGAGGGCTTTCCAGATCAAACTGCGCCTGACTGAATATGTACGGATTGATAACTATATACAGGCTATTAAAGAACTCAGCCGGGATATTAGTATTCCAAAATATGCTACGCACATTGTCTTCATGAGCAATGCCGCCCGGCAATCTGAAATCGAGTCGAAGATCATTTATTCGATCTTCCAGAAACGGCCTAAACGAGCCGACATTTACTGGTTCGTTCACGTCGATACCACCGATGACCCGTACACAATGGAGTATAAAGTGAACACCATTGCCCCCGACGATGTCTACAAAGTGACGTTTAAACTAGGTTTTCGGGTTGAACAACGCATCAATCTGTTCTTCCGGAAGGTTATCGAAGACATGGTCAAGAACAAGGAGGTGGACATTACAAGTCGCTATGAATCGTTGAGCCGCCAGAATGTTATTGGTGATTTCAGGTTCGTTGTGCTGGAAAAATTCCTGTCTTTCGAAAATGAACTGCCCGCTCGCGAGCGATTCATTATGAACATTTATTTTGCAATCAAGAGCTTCACAACGCCCGAAGACCGCTGGTTCGGGCTGGACAGCAGTTCGGTCAAAATCGAAAAAGTACCCCTCGTTATTCGCCCCGTCGAAAACGTTCAATTAAAACGGATTACATCGTAA
- a CDS encoding FHA domain-containing protein, whose product MPPIHEYQFEQLIENLSQLPAYTIGRHLTNQLVLPNSKVSGHHARLIQCTPASFVLEDLSSKNGSFVNGIRITRKVVDKKDVVRLADTEITIEQLLALLPVEPVKPTAPVVSAPVASKPLPKSEKEVLDVSRQFSDLQQVYEQYPKLRRDCRSREKMIRTGSVILSSIVGISAVLSTGGGALPFIHIMSGAGLSMLVPTLCSTLLSTDEKLEIIDKEYREKYRCPNPNCRDPFGTREWELLAQQKSCRRCQAIWVN is encoded by the coding sequence ATGCCACCTATACACGAGTATCAGTTCGAACAACTGATCGAGAATTTAAGTCAATTACCTGCTTATACCATTGGGCGACATTTAACGAATCAACTTGTTCTGCCGAATAGTAAAGTTAGTGGGCATCATGCCCGACTGATTCAGTGTACACCAGCCAGTTTTGTTCTTGAGGATCTGTCCAGTAAAAATGGGTCGTTCGTGAATGGCATTCGCATTACGCGTAAAGTAGTTGACAAAAAAGATGTCGTTCGGCTGGCCGATACTGAGATTACGATTGAACAACTTCTTGCTTTATTACCGGTTGAACCGGTTAAGCCAACCGCTCCGGTCGTGTCCGCTCCGGTTGCCAGCAAACCCCTTCCCAAATCAGAAAAAGAAGTACTTGATGTTAGTCGGCAATTTTCTGACTTACAGCAGGTTTATGAGCAATACCCGAAACTCCGCCGGGATTGTCGAAGTCGCGAAAAAATGATTCGGACGGGCAGCGTTATCCTTTCCTCCATTGTCGGCATAAGTGCTGTTCTATCGACAGGAGGGGGCGCCTTACCATTCATTCATATCATGTCTGGAGCCGGGTTGAGCATGTTGGTGCCTACGTTATGCTCCACTTTATTATCGACCGACGAGAAGTTGGAGATCATTGACAAGGAATACCGCGAAAAATACCGTTGCCCCAACCCTAACTGTCGTGACCCCTTTGGTACTCGGGAATGGGAGTTGCTCGCCCAGCAGAAATCCTGCCGCCGTTGTCAGGCTATCTGGGTCAACTAA
- a CDS encoding FHA domain-containing protein, giving the protein MSGFKTTLIVCQQCGRKIMVRAVDAERGSILCSHVGCGAVNALQKAFHYDEHIVQGLPSFGHLTHADEPKTTYPLQFGPNSIGTSDTCTVQVPRLMHNGRCFISRRHCTLTVMFDKWTGQLRYQLQDGAVDPDATTIKYSLNGTQLANTPLLKTEIVDVADREIITLGGLDRFRLMHYSIPPVMLETYKVELDYNPDRTE; this is encoded by the coding sequence ATGAGTGGATTTAAAACAACGCTGATTGTTTGTCAGCAATGTGGCCGTAAAATAATGGTTCGTGCCGTCGATGCCGAACGCGGGTCTATTCTCTGTTCGCATGTTGGTTGTGGTGCCGTGAATGCGTTGCAAAAAGCATTTCATTACGATGAGCACATTGTGCAGGGACTCCCTTCTTTCGGGCATCTAACCCATGCCGATGAGCCAAAAACCACGTACCCGCTTCAATTTGGCCCGAATAGCATCGGCACTTCAGATACTTGTACTGTTCAGGTACCTCGACTCATGCATAACGGGCGGTGTTTCATCAGCCGTCGGCATTGCACCCTAACGGTCATGTTCGATAAGTGGACAGGCCAGCTGCGCTATCAACTTCAGGATGGAGCTGTAGACCCCGATGCCACAACGATCAAATACAGCTTAAACGGCACCCAGTTGGCAAATACGCCCTTGTTAAAAACAGAGATTGTCGATGTGGCAGACCGGGAGATAATCACCCTGGGCGGTCTGGATCGCTTTCGCCTGATGCATTATTCAATACCACCGGTCATGCTCGAAACCTATAAAGTGGAGTTGGACTACAACCCGGACCGCACCGAATAG
- a CDS encoding PP2C family protein-serine/threonine phosphatase → MQIHPASPFAFSHIGQRTINQDTLYPAVGTATEHTQLFVICDGMGGADKGEIASQLVSQAIQDYSTAMGSPVFDRVHLQTALDQAYDACYAYLQQHPFVSRMGTTLALLQIHPEGVTVAHIGDSRVYQLRGGDIIFQTKDHRQVNDMVESGIITVTQALTHPWRNRLSKAIVASAADNRNASSRPVPDMTILTDVRAGDYFFMCTDGVLEYVDDYALKTVLAGNVPDLAKAQSLQAMCDGQTKDNYSGYLIGVSRVEQTESVQVNDPFKTYAD, encoded by the coding sequence ATGCAGATTCATCCAGCATCTCCTTTTGCGTTTTCGCACATTGGCCAACGGACAATCAATCAGGATACGCTGTATCCGGCTGTTGGTACGGCCACTGAACACACACAACTTTTTGTTATCTGCGACGGTATGGGCGGGGCCGATAAAGGCGAAATTGCCAGCCAGTTGGTATCCCAGGCCATACAGGACTATAGCACGGCAATGGGCTCGCCTGTTTTTGACCGGGTTCATCTGCAAACGGCTCTCGATCAGGCATACGACGCCTGTTATGCATACCTTCAGCAGCATCCATTCGTCAGTCGGATGGGGACGACACTGGCGCTCCTGCAAATTCATCCGGAAGGTGTCACGGTTGCGCACATCGGCGATAGCCGGGTGTATCAACTGCGGGGGGGGGATATTATTTTTCAGACCAAAGACCATCGGCAGGTAAACGATATGGTGGAGTCGGGCATCATCACCGTAACACAAGCACTTACGCACCCCTGGCGCAATCGGCTCAGTAAGGCTATCGTTGCCAGTGCAGCTGATAATCGAAATGCCTCGTCCCGTCCTGTCCCGGACATGACTATCCTGACGGATGTTCGGGCGGGTGATTATTTCTTTATGTGTACGGATGGCGTACTGGAGTATGTCGATGATTACGCGCTGAAAACCGTACTGGCGGGTAATGTTCCCGATCTGGCTAAAGCTCAATCGTTACAGGCCATGTGCGATGGGCAGACCAAAGACAATTATTCGGGCTATTTGATTGGTGTTAGCCGTGTAGAACAAACCGAATCCGTTCAAGTAAATGACCCGTTCAAAACCTATGCTGACTAA
- a CDS encoding caspase family protein, which translates to MTRSKPMLTNLLLSLSLLFGCQRASMPGKTYAVVIGISDYQALTYTTGDLRFADRDAQQVATFLRSKAGGSVSNANIRLLTNRQATQETIQQALTLFRQAGPTDRVILYFSGHGLPDSFVPYDARPGDERKLLTYRVIKAAFHESNAKTKLCIADACMSGGITRQKTKRSALATNEPDGSNVAMMLASRSTQRAVEDGRLAGGAFTYFLLKGLTGQGDVDGNGIVTIRELHKYVSPQVKKRTKGQQTPIFYGRFSDELPLSYL; encoded by the coding sequence ATGACCCGTTCAAAACCTATGCTGACTAACCTGCTACTTAGCTTGAGCTTGCTTTTTGGTTGTCAGCGGGCTTCCATGCCGGGAAAAACGTATGCCGTTGTTATTGGTATTTCCGATTATCAGGCCCTTACCTACACAACGGGGGATTTGCGGTTTGCTGATCGGGATGCACAGCAGGTAGCTACTTTTTTGCGGAGTAAAGCCGGGGGAAGTGTTTCGAATGCAAACATCCGGTTACTGACCAATCGGCAGGCTACGCAGGAAACGATTCAGCAGGCGTTAACACTCTTCCGGCAAGCGGGCCCGACCGACCGTGTTATCCTTTATTTTTCAGGACATGGTCTGCCTGACAGCTTTGTTCCCTACGACGCCCGACCGGGCGATGAGCGTAAGTTGTTAACCTACCGCGTTATCAAAGCCGCTTTTCATGAGTCAAACGCGAAAACGAAATTATGCATAGCTGATGCGTGCATGTCGGGCGGAATAACCCGACAGAAAACTAAACGATCAGCACTGGCTACCAACGAGCCGGATGGCAGTAATGTTGCCATGATGCTTGCCAGCCGATCTACCCAACGTGCTGTTGAGGATGGCCGGTTGGCAGGAGGGGCTTTTACTTACTTTTTATTGAAGGGCCTGACTGGTCAGGGAGACGTTGATGGCAATGGCATCGTAACCATTCGGGAGTTACATAAATACGTATCGCCACAAGTCAAAAAACGGACAAAAGGTCAACAGACGCCCATTTTTTATGGACGTTTTTCGGATGAACTGCCTTTGTCTTATCTTTGA
- a CDS encoding serine/threonine-protein kinase yields the protein MSQTITSFKDFRQRYPIRPNDEGALLGSGSYGRVIKVEDQLETEWVAVKISEFKGNDTKSLKAEVELAKRVPRQANIARYDACYRLETDTSVSDFAIMKYYPDGNLADLLRHVVLTPTQIYEITQGILLGLQHLHKNRIVHRDFKPANILISRDNAGRFIPKIADFGLSKLVRDDELDSSDFDLSDGRGTPSYKAPEQIEGSRVSFNLDLWSFGVILYEIMTGEKPFRADARNSSEQSVRREIEKKIITVELPSRLNQVAEPYGAIIRRCLVRDIHERARKEEELLNLLDSIPQLLAEAQKLFDHREYQSALAVFEQVLSKREYDSGAQKGVEQCTSAIEQQHIATLLNEAERFIQQQRFDQAKAQYEQVLQVNPVHETAVRGLAFCIDKLRPKPLVIEPESTDTYQEQEERTDAYESPVAPVVVPIAVKPAVVIKAVVPEKQHIANLPRQPEVVSKPPVLPPVTGNVITRTFPWKVVAPVFMVVGGLVWYYSLDGNHTRTDSIQKQDSTLTAGVVPPPENTKPTHIEHTEPIKLKPVLGESKEALGKRIDIALGKAQRAYQSKDFGYTIDMANSALKLDPTRRDVIKLRDAASRENLKKAQEEAKAPLTTPSESPKSAAPETEKAKPAESVAPENSKKEDQEKYEQLIEEGTKAITSGNNKAKAMATFTKAQAFAKENDLNTAKGDGAYTYMMGKGKNYFERDEFDGAKGWYQVAQSLKDTEEVKRKIKQCTDQ from the coding sequence ATGAGTCAAACAATTACTTCGTTTAAAGACTTCAGGCAACGGTACCCAATCCGCCCAAACGATGAGGGGGCGTTATTGGGGAGTGGTTCGTATGGGCGTGTTATAAAGGTTGAGGATCAACTGGAAACCGAATGGGTTGCCGTTAAAATAAGTGAATTTAAGGGGAACGATACGAAGTCACTGAAAGCCGAAGTCGAACTGGCAAAGCGGGTGCCCAGGCAAGCCAATATAGCTCGATATGATGCCTGCTATCGGCTTGAAACCGATACCAGTGTTAGTGATTTTGCGATCATGAAATATTATCCGGATGGTAATCTGGCCGATCTGCTCCGGCATGTCGTGCTGACACCCACCCAGATTTATGAGATAACCCAGGGCATTTTGCTGGGCCTTCAGCACCTGCATAAAAATCGCATCGTTCACCGCGATTTTAAGCCCGCCAACATTCTTATATCTCGTGATAACGCTGGTCGATTCATTCCGAAAATCGCGGATTTTGGCCTCAGTAAACTAGTGCGTGACGACGAACTCGACAGTTCTGATTTTGATCTGAGCGATGGACGTGGTACGCCTTCCTACAAAGCGCCTGAACAGATAGAGGGCAGCCGGGTTAGTTTCAACCTCGATTTGTGGTCGTTTGGCGTGATCCTGTATGAAATAATGACAGGCGAAAAACCGTTTCGAGCCGACGCACGCAATAGTAGTGAACAATCGGTTCGACGCGAGATCGAAAAGAAAATCATAACCGTAGAATTGCCTTCGCGCCTGAACCAGGTTGCCGAACCGTATGGGGCCATAATTCGGCGGTGCCTTGTGCGCGATATTCACGAACGCGCTCGGAAGGAAGAGGAGTTGCTGAACTTACTAGATTCCATTCCCCAATTACTGGCCGAAGCGCAGAAACTTTTCGACCACCGTGAATACCAATCAGCTCTTGCCGTCTTTGAGCAGGTGCTCAGTAAGCGCGAGTACGATAGTGGAGCGCAAAAAGGTGTTGAACAATGTACGTCGGCTATTGAGCAACAGCATATAGCGACGCTGCTGAACGAAGCCGAAAGGTTCATTCAGCAACAACGGTTCGATCAGGCCAAAGCACAATACGAACAGGTATTGCAAGTAAATCCAGTGCATGAAACGGCGGTTCGGGGTCTGGCGTTTTGCATCGACAAACTTCGACCTAAACCACTGGTCATCGAGCCAGAGTCAACGGATACCTATCAGGAGCAGGAAGAACGTACAGATGCTTATGAATCTCCTGTTGCTCCAGTCGTTGTGCCAATTGCGGTAAAACCAGCTGTGGTTATCAAGGCTGTTGTGCCTGAGAAGCAGCACATAGCTAATTTGCCACGTCAGCCTGAGGTTGTGTCTAAGCCTCCCGTTTTGCCCCCTGTTACCGGTAATGTGATTACCCGGACGTTCCCCTGGAAGGTAGTCGCGCCGGTATTCATGGTTGTTGGTGGGCTTGTTTGGTATTACAGCCTGGACGGAAATCATACAAGAACAGATTCTATTCAGAAGCAGGATAGTACTTTAACCGCTGGCGTAGTGCCACCTCCAGAAAATACTAAACCTACACACATAGAACATACAGAGCCAATCAAGCTCAAACCGGTCCTTGGTGAATCGAAAGAAGCGCTTGGTAAACGAATAGATATTGCGCTCGGCAAGGCTCAGCGGGCTTATCAGTCAAAAGACTTTGGGTACACTATTGACATGGCCAATAGTGCGCTTAAGCTTGACCCCACTCGTCGGGATGTGATCAAACTCCGCGACGCGGCTAGTAGAGAAAATCTGAAAAAAGCACAGGAAGAAGCGAAAGCACCTCTTACGACTCCGTCAGAATCGCCTAAGAGTGCGGCACCGGAGACAGAGAAGGCCAAACCTGCGGAGTCTGTTGCGCCGGAAAATTCAAAAAAGGAAGATCAGGAAAAATATGAGCAGTTGATTGAGGAAGGCACGAAAGCCATTACCAGCGGAAACAACAAGGCAAAAGCCATGGCGACATTCACTAAAGCGCAGGCTTTCGCGAAAGAAAATGATTTGAACACTGCCAAAGGCGATGGTGCCTATACATACATGATGGGCAAAGGCAAAAACTATTTTGAGAGAGATGAATTTGATGGCGCTAAAGGTTGGTATCAGGTAGCGCAATCCTTGAAAGATACCGAAGAGGTCAAACGAAAAATTAAACAATGTACAGATCAGTAA
- a CDS encoding tetratricopeptide repeat protein, protein MRKLLHPFILALFLTFVLLPSMRAVCRPSNGVVVVDDEYDRYKKRGDDFFKEGKYFEARRQYQNCLEVPGFENDPYAKEQIADCTNGLTLRQQADDAVRQNKGPEAIRLFGQLLNLNPDDAITKAQLADYYERQGNQLFNQKRYRESKNSYSEALKYAAATKKESLVIQMQTIDGILNPIPKRIGLKIFTGAVAIGAGAYAVLLRSDYQSKMNTLTQISQTADPTGSGIIANSDTYRQYNEAYTAAEAAQQKNGLFKACIGVAALATIAEIYLLVHKPKPRTSTLQWRPSSQSWGLAVGYTF, encoded by the coding sequence ATGCGTAAACTACTACACCCGTTCATCCTTGCCCTATTCCTGACGTTTGTTTTGCTGCCCTCTATGCGGGCGGTGTGTCGCCCATCAAATGGCGTCGTTGTTGTCGACGACGAATATGATCGGTACAAAAAACGAGGGGACGATTTTTTTAAAGAGGGCAAATATTTCGAAGCACGTCGGCAATATCAAAATTGTCTCGAAGTTCCCGGTTTCGAAAACGACCCTTATGCGAAGGAACAGATTGCCGACTGCACAAATGGCTTAACGCTTCGCCAGCAAGCCGATGATGCCGTGCGGCAGAACAAAGGGCCGGAAGCAATCCGGCTATTTGGCCAACTGCTGAATCTCAATCCGGATGATGCCATTACAAAAGCGCAGCTGGCCGATTATTACGAACGCCAGGGTAACCAGCTTTTCAACCAGAAACGGTATCGGGAGTCTAAAAACAGCTATTCAGAGGCACTTAAATATGCCGCTGCAACAAAAAAAGAATCGCTTGTAATTCAAATGCAAACCATAGATGGTATTCTTAATCCAATTCCTAAACGTATTGGTTTAAAGATCTTTACGGGCGCAGTTGCTATTGGTGCCGGTGCGTATGCAGTGCTCCTTCGAAGTGATTATCAATCTAAAATGAACACGCTTACTCAAATTAGCCAAACCGCCGACCCTACCGGAAGCGGTATTATCGCTAACTCCGACACCTATCGGCAATATAATGAGGCTTATACGGCAGCCGAAGCGGCTCAGCAAAAGAACGGGTTGTTCAAGGCTTGTATAGGCGTTGCTGCTTTAGCGACAATAGCCGAAATCTACTTACTGGTACACAAGCCTAAACCACGCACCAGTACGTTGCAATGGAGGCCTTCATCGCAGTCGTGGGGTCTGGCAGTCGGTTACACGTTTTGA